GATTTCCACCTAGAAAATTATTTCCAAAAAATGAAAGTGCAACCATCGCAAAACCAATTATTGACATCCAAGCTGCCTTTTTCTCTTTCCACCCTTTTTTATATCTCGCGTGTAAATAAGCAGAATAGAAAATCCAGATTATTAAAGCCCCGATCTCTTTAGGATCCCACCCCCAGAATGTTCCCCAAGCATATTGTGCCCAAATAGAGCCAAAAAATAATGCTCCTACAGTATAAAGAGGATAACCAATAGATACAGACTGATAATTTATTTTGTCAAGCATTGTAGCTGGTGGCAAAACTTTATAGAAAATGTTATCCTTTCCAACACCTGTTTTCACCAGATAAGCACCACTAACTGCAGCAGAAACTAGGAATGCTCCAGATCCTACAGCAGCCAAAAGAACATGCCATGTAAGCCAATTAGACTGTAAAGCTGGAACCAATTCAGCATGAAGTCCAGTGTAAAAATATAATCCAGTATAATCAGTCATGAAAATAAGAGGTGCTATAAAAGCTCCAATAACAGGTTCTTTATATCTATAAATTAAGTAAAGAAAAACTGCCGCTGCCATCCATGTCATCAAAAAAGCAAACTCAGACATATTACCC
This Candidatus Delongbacteria bacterium DNA region includes the following protein-coding sequences:
- the ccsB gene encoding c-type cytochrome biogenesis protein CcsB, whose translation is MNLGLIEIDVQNPGVELILHTIALYSYLISAILFISVIIKKRELTSKLAVLFLGVGFIPNSFAWFISWYKMGRIPMGNMSEFAFLMTWMAAAVFLYLIYRYKEPVIGAFIAPLIFMTDYTGLYFYTGLHAELVPALQSNWLTWHVLLAAVGSGAFLVSAAVSGAYLVKTGVGKDNIFYKVLPPATMLDKINYQSVSIGYPLYTVGALFFGSIWAQYAWGTFWGWDPKEIGALIIWIFYSAYLHARYKKGWKEKKAAWMSIIGFAMVALSFFGNNFLGGNHAYG